From the genome of Sediminibacter sp. Hel_I_10:
ATGTATTCAAAATCCATGGCAGCGGCCAAGTCGATATATGTTTTTTGGTCCTCATAATTCATACTATTGTCTTGCCAGACAATCCAACTCCATGTGCCACGTCCATATTTATACTCTTGCGATGGCTCATATAGTGGCTCCACCACGCTATAAGAAATGGTCGTTTCTACAATAGGTTTTAGCGTTTCGCCAACTGTAATCGTTCGCCATGGCGTGACTCCCGGAAGACCAATTTGAGCGCCCGTGCTTCCAAAACCATTGTTATTTTTCATATCGGGATACGCAACGCTAAAAACACCATCCTCAAAGCTGCTTAAGTGAGACCCGCAATACGCACTGGAAACGCCCGTTTCTGACAACAATGCCCAACCATTTTCTCCAATTCGAAAAAGTCCAGGGAAGACATATCCGGTTTCAGAAGTATTTGTTTCCATAGCAACATCTGCAGTATAACCACTTTCATAACTTGGAGCGGTACGAGCAAATCCGGTCATGGAACCCATCATTGGCGAAAGAAAACTCGTTGTGTTCGTTGGAAATCGATACCCCGTAAGCTCTTTTTCAACCACACAAGCCATGGTTTTATCCCAAATTGACAATTCGTATCTAAAAGCGATGTCATTATTACTAACTTGAAAAACGATGGACAACTGTTTTTTATCTGAATTTTCGAGCGTAAACTTTAAGGTGTTGGCTTGATACTTAATTGACGATTGTTTTATTTTTTCCTGCTCAAAATTCTTTTCAACGGTGTCTTTGGAAGAGGCTACAAACCCTAAATTTTTAGTGAAGTCACCTTCATTGGTTATTAATCCTAAAGGCGAATTTTCAAGGATTGGTTGATTGTTATAAGTGACCTTATAGATAGCGTTTCCATTGTCAACAGAAACCTTCACTTGTAATTTTCCATCAGGACTTATGACTTCAGCATTTTGTGAAATGACTGCTGATGACATCAATAGGAAACCTATAACCAGATGTTTTTTCATGCTTGTAAAAAATTCCTTCTTCATTCTAAATTTGCTTTCTTGGTTAAACGGACATGATAAATCTCGCTGGTACTACTATTCGGCTGTGCTTGAAAACGAACCCTGATTTTATCCTTTCCTTGTATCATCGCATTTGGAATAGGATATTCTGTTTCGATAAACTGACTGATATTGCTATGATTGGACGTATCTACGGATGCCAATTTTTCATCATCAATATAAATATCAAATTTTTTGGTGCCCCAATAAAATTCCCAATAGCGAAGTATCAATACAAGGTCGGTAGCAGATTGGGTGGACATTAAATAACTAAAATTACCGCCATCTCTGGCCGCTCTCCAAAACTCATCTTGTGAATTACCCGAAAAGGAATTGGAAGTTTCCATATAATGGTCACTTTCGGGTTGTTGCTCGCCAGTGCCCACAAAATCGACCGTACGTTTTTCGAGCTCTAACTTTTTCGTTTCGATAGTCGCCAAGGAATCCACATAACTTTTGTAACCTGAATTGGTCAATGACAACCAATACATCATATAGCGCGAATCATGAATTTTATAAAAAGGCTTCAAATTAGTAGCCAGCGGATTTTGCATCTCGACATTCAACTTAAAATTTAAAGGGTTGCCTTTTATAGGCTCTAATTTTTCAGCAATATGCTGCATATCGTCTTCCACCAAAATCGGAGCTTTGTTCAATGCTAAACGTTCGCCACCCGGATACTGTCCAAAACGACTGTCATCTGCAATCAAGCCTTTTAAATCTTGGGTTCCTGTTTCTGCTCCCAATAAAATCGGTCCGTGCAAAAACGCAATGTATTGCGGCACATTTGGAATTTGCTCCACCGTATTCTGCATTGGCAACATGAGTTTGACGACATCGCCTTTTTTCCAGTTCCTGTTAATGCTGATGTAAGAAGACGGTTTGTTTGTGTAATCAACGTTTTTACCATTCACTGAAATTTTTAAAGCACCTTCCTTAACCCAATTCGGATAGCGAAGCATTAAGTTGAAATTTGCGGTTCCTTCGGTTATGGTCAAGGTCGTTTGTTCTTCATTAGGAAAATTAGTTTCCTGTTTTAATGTGATGCCTTTGTCTTTCCAATCTAATTCTGAAGCGATAAAAAGATTCAAATACAAGAAATCTTTCGAATGGGTATAAATAAATTGATTGTATTTCCCATGGTTTTCCATTCCCGTCCCGACACAACACCACATGGCTTCGTTAGGTGCGGAATACACGCGATAATGGCGTGGACGTGCAGAGGTAAAATAGACATAGCCACCATGTTCTGGATGTTGGGTAGACAGAATATGATTGTATAAAGTCCGTTCGTAATAATCAGCGTATTTAGCTTCTGGATGTACGCGGAACAAATCTTCCGTCAGCTTCAACATGTTATAAGAATTACAGGATTCTGGTCCGTCATCTTCAGTCACATAATCAATGCTTGCCGCCTTGCTCGGGAAATGTTCTTTTCTGCTATTTCCACCAAAGGCCAAACTGCGATTGTTGACGACAGTTTCCCAGAAAAAACGTCCGGCATTGTTATATTTTTCGTTGTTATCCAACTCGGCAATTCTTTCAAAACCAACAATCTTTGGGATGATGGTATTTGCGTGCTTATTGTCGAGATGGTCAATGCCTTCTGAAAGTGGCTCCAAAATCGCTTTATGTGAATAGCGTTTGGCGGCCATCAAATATTTTTCTTCGCCTGTCATTTGGTAGGCATCTGCAAAAACTTCAGGCATACCTCCATGTTCCATATTTAACATAGATTCCATCTGTTCGTCGGAAAGTTTTGATGTGATATCAATTCCCCAATCGCAGAATTTCAGAAACATCGTTTTGGCTTCTTCATTATCAGCATATAACCAAGCATCCCTTAAGCCGGCGTACATTTTATGAAGATTATAAAAAGGTGCCCAAGCTGAATTATATAAGCTGAAATCGCCTTTTTTGAAGGCTGGCCATAATTTTGCGCTATTGGGAAAACCTCCAGCATAGCCGACTCCCCACTCTGGATGATTGATGGCATTCGCTTCCTGACATTCATTAACTTCAGAAATGATGTATTCCATTCGCTTTTTACATGCTTCATTTCCTGTTGCAGCGTAATTTATCGCCATAGCAGACAAATAATGGCCACCAACATGCCCATCGAGACCTTCCCAATTTGGGTACGAAGGTGCTTTAGGTTCCAGACCGGCTTCTTTTCTGTAAGGAGCCATAAACCTATCCACATCGTATTTCAATAAGACATCAATATTAAGGTCACGCGCATCTTTAAATGGACCATCCAATAAGGTTACGTCTTCCAAAGGAAACTCGTTGGGATATAATTTTTCCTGCGCTTGAATGGAATTCACACCTAGCCAAGAGCTTATTAAAAAGAGTACTATTTTATTCTGAAACTTCATCATTGCGTTTTTACTGTATGGTCACTTTCGTCATTTTTAAATCTTTTGAATCTGAACTGTTTCCATAGAAAACTTCATAGTCGCCTGGCGAAACCCTCATGGCGACAGCATCTGCATCATAAAATTCAAAGGAAGATGCCGGCAAATCGATAGTTATGGTTTCCGTTTTTCCAGCTTTTACTTCAACACGTTTAAATCCTTTCAATGTTTTAAGTGGACCATCGACATCATTCACTTTATGTACATACACTTGAAGGATTTCGGTGCCATCAACCTTACTCGTATTTTTTACTGGAATTTTCATTTGAACCGATTCATCAGTCTTGATAGTCGTTTTATTCAAACTTGCAGTACCAATGTTGAATGAGGAATAATTCAATCCGAATCCAAAGGGAAACAAGGCATCCTCCATATAACGGTAGGTGCGGCCTTTCATGGAATAATCCTCAAAATCGCCCAAAGCATCCGAATTTTTGTAGAAGGTTACAGGAAGTTTTCCGGCAGGATTATAATCGCCAAAAAGTACATCTGCAACGGCTTGGCCACCAGATTCACCGCCATACCAAGCTTGAAGAATGGCATCACAGCTTTTTGTTTCATCCAATAAGGCAATCGCAGAACCAGAACAATTTACAAACACCACTTTTTTACCAGCATCTTTCAAGGCTTGTAAACATTTTTTCTGAACAGATGGCAATTCGATATTGGTACGGTCGCCACCTTTAAAACCTGGGTAAGAAACCGGCATTTCCTCGCCTTCCAATAAGGTTGAAAGTCCGCCGACAAAAACAACGGTGTCAATGCCTTCCAATTTTTTAATCAATCCACTAAAATCGATGTCAAATTCTTTTCCAAAATCAAATTCCAAATTGGCTTGCCAGTCATTGGACTGTGCAAACAGAATCTCAATGTTATAGGTTTTGCCTGCTTCCACCTTAAAAGGAAGTCGTCCAGGGATGGTGCGCCAGTTGGTATATTTACTAATGGACTCGCCATTTACCAATAATTCAAACGCTCCAGTCGCTCCTGTTTTGAACACTAATGTATCCGTTTCTTTCGCTACAAATTCGCCTTCATATTTAGCTGAAAAGTCCTCCAATTTTACGCCAGTTGCGAATTCATGGTTTCCAGCAGTTGTCAATTTTAAAGGATTTGTAATTTGGGTTGTGGCAATTACAGGTCCGGTTCTATCAGGGGTATTCCAATAGGTAGCTTTAAAGCCTTTTTTTCCGTCGAAACTAATTTCAGGAAAATAACTAGTTGTCACTTTATCATCCACCAAATCACTGGCCTTGTCATAGAACACGCTTCCTTCGGAAACTTTAGATTTAATGCCATCGAGAATAGTAATAGTTTGATTCGGGGTACCGTTGTAATTTCCCCAAAGCATTGGCTCGTTATCAGCGTTTGGACCAATGACTGCAATCTTGTTGATTGATTTCTTTAAAGGAAGAATGTTATTTTTATTCTGGAGCAGCGTCATTGATTTTCTAGCCATTTCGAGCGCCAACTCCTGATGTTCCTTACTATTTAAGACCGATGCAGGAATTTGAGCCCAAGGCACAATGGCATCATCGTCCATTTCTCCCAAATCAAAACGACCAATTAAGACACGCTCCAAACTTTTATTGACGTCGGCTTCTTTTATTAAATCATTGGCAACCGCTTCAGGCAAGGTTTTGAAGGGATAGTTTTCCCAAACACATTCCACATCCGTTCCTGCCAAAACAGCTTTAGCAGCTGCATGTTCGGCATCAGAAGACACATTATGAGAGGTAAAGAAATCGGTAACGGCACCACAGTCTGACACCACCATATATTCATAACCCCATTCATCACGCAGGATGCGTTGCAACAATCTTGTGTTACCACAACAGGGCTCATCATCCAATCGCTGATAGGCACACATCACTTGTCGCACATCAGCATCCTGAACCAAGGCTTTGAAGGCAGGTAAATAGGTTTCGTATAATTCGCGGGGATTGACATCATTCAAATTAAGTTCGTGTCTGCTCCATTCTGGACCAGAGTGCACCGCAAAATGTTTAGCACATGCTAATATTTTTCGATATTTGGAATCTGCAGGGCCTTGCAGTCCTTTCACAACAGAAACACCCATCAACGAAGTCAAATAAGGGTCTTCGCCATAGGTTTCTTGGCCACGACCCCAGCGCGGGTCGCGAAAAATGTTCACATTTGGGGTCCAAACGGATAGACTCAAAAACCGTTTATTTTCGTTTCCATCTGCAATCCATTGATTGTACTTGGCACGCCCTTCATCAGAAACCGCGTCAAAAACACGATACACCAAATCGTTATCAAAGGAAGCTGCCATGCCTATCGGTTCCGGAAACACAGTTACGTTATCATTATTTGCATACCCATGAAGTGCCTCACTCCACCAGTTGAATTTCTTTATTCCCAATCTTGGAATGGCATCGGATTGGTCGCACATTAAGGTGGCTTTTTCTTCCAGCGTCAAGCGTGAAATCAAATCCTTAGCACGTTCTGCAGAACTCAATTCAGGATTTTGAAACGGTAATTCTTGTGCGCTTACTTGCAACATTCCAAATAAACAGATGCAAAGCATCCAAATCGTTTTTGTTTCCTGTTTTGTTCTGTTGAAATTCATATGCTCTTTTATTATTGTTTTGAAATCGTATCGCTAATATGGAAATAATCAAAATCGACATAGCCGTCTATATGTTTTGTGGCATAGTTGAACAGTCCAAATCGGTAGCCCATAAAATGTGGCAGCGTGTAAGGCATGTTGATGGATTCTCCAATAGGTTTCCAAGTTTTCCCATCGAGACTGTAGAAGAATTTCGCTTTGTCAGCTCTTTCGTTAAAATCGCATTCCGCTTTTAAGTAAATTTTGTTTTGATTTAAAGGAATACTTTGCATTTCTTTTGCTTCGCCTTTTGGCGCTGACATCATGACTATTTTTTTCTGGCCGTTTTCAAACTTTACACCCACCAATCCGAATTCTTTCTGCAATAAACAAAGCCCAGCAAAATCGCCTTCCTTCATTTTTGAAATATCCAAGAGTGTTGAACCTGTACTTTCTGGACCAATAGTGCGCTGGGTCAACGTATTTTTCGCTTGAACGAACCTGGAATCGATTCGTCCTGTTTTCAATCGTAAATAACCTTCGCGTTCTCTGACCGACCAAAGTGAATTATCTGGATTATGGTTCCACTGCCAAACCAGAGGTAAATCCGCTTCTTTCTTCTTGCGTTTGAAATCATCTGAATGCACAATTCCCGGAATCAGACCTTTGCTTGCTGGTAAATCCAACTGTTGCGGTACTTTGCCATCGTTCCCTATAATCGGCCAGCCATCTTCCCATGTCACAGGCACCAAATAAGGAATGCGCCCGACCCCTCCATTATCTTTAAATAAATAGGAAAACCATCTGCCGTCCGGCGTATCTATAAGTCCACCTTGGGCAACTCCCAAGTCTTGCAGACCCACTTTACCTTCCCAAGGACCTGTAATATTATCAGCGCGATGAATAATCACGGTGCGCATGCCACCTTGTGGCCATGTAATATTGAACAAGTAGTATTTACCGTTGATTTTATAAAGTTGAGAACCTTCCGCACCCAACATAATATTGTCGCCGGCCGGTGCGCTTGCATTTTCAATAAGTACTTTTTGGGTATCTTCCTTAACGCCTGAAAGGTCGTCTTTCAATTCGATAATATTGAGTTTGCCAGCTCCCCAAACCATATAGGTTTTTCCATCGTCATCAAAAAATATGGAATGGTCATGGTATGAAGGTTGAAATTCTATGGTTGTCCATGGACCTTTTTCAAGATTTTCAGTCACATAAATGTGCGTTTTACCTGTGGTTGCAGAAAAGGTGCTCACATAAAATTTTTCATTATGGTAGCGCAGGCAACTCGCCCATGAGCCGCGACCATACATGTTCTTCCCATTATCTAAATCGAGTTCATCGGAATGTCCAAGCGTATCATACCCATAATTGATAAGTTCCCAATTCACTAAATCGTTCGACTTCATGATAGGCAAGCCAGGACTCATGTGCATCGTGGTGCTACTCATATAATAGGTGTCGCCAACTCGTAGCATCGATGCATCTGGCACATCGGCATAGATGATGGGGTTTTGAGCTTTTTTATCTTGCGCGCTTGAAGTAATGCCTATAAAAAAGCTTAAAATCAGTATGCACTTGAAAAGTACGTTCATCAATTTGTATTGTTTTGTATGCTCTAAAAATTAGTCTTTCAAAATTCGTAATTCGTAAAATCTCGGTGTCGGTTTGTCATTTGTGGAGGACATTTTCACGTTGACAAGTTCGTTGTCGCTCAATTTTATTCGAATGGTTTTATTTTCTGATGAAATGATTTCTGCAGGTATCTCATTGATAGATATGTCAATGTTCTCTAATGTGATGTCGTCCAATGCTGAAATATCCAAAAATTGGCCTTCACGGTTTTTGTTTGATAATTGGTAAGACATGTAACCGCGCGTGCTTCTCCAAAATCGGTCCTCATCATATCCAGAGTAACTTTTTTCCCCTTTGTATAAATGCCCCACTTCTGGCTGCTGCTCGCCGCAACTCACTTTGTCAACCGTTTTTGCTTCCAAAGCTGCGGCGTCTAATTCTTGCTGTTTTAAGATGGCCTGTTTCTCTTTATATTCACCGGCACTATAGGTTTGAAAGTACATCTGATAGCGTGCATCATGCACTTCAAAAAATGGTTGAAGCTCCAAAGAATCCAAACTATAATGAAGGTTTTCAAGCTCTTTTGCTTGAGATAAATAACTGTCTTTATCACCAACTAAGGCATAAGCTTCATCCAACGGAATGTATTTTCCGTGAGTCGCATGCCCCATTCGACTATCGTCTGCAAATAATCCGTCTAAATCTTCGGTTGAGGTCTTGGCAGCCAAAACGATAGGACCGTCCACAAACGCCACCCAATTGGAACCATCGGGTAAATTTTCTAGATGAGTCGAGGTTTTAAATCTGACGGTAATTTTATCGCCAGACTTCCATTTTCTTTCAATGCTTCTATACGTCGAAGGCTTGTCATTCATCTTTTGAACCTTTCCATTGACTAAAATTTCAAAATTTTCTGCCCATTCGGGTTGACGAATGTTTACAATGAATTTCTGCTTATTTTTTAAATTTAAAATGATTTCTGATTGATTTTCATACGGAAATTTCGTGCTTTGGGTTAAAGAAATCCCTTTTTCTTCCCAGTTCAAAGTAGATGGAATAAACAGATTTACAAACACATCATTCTGGTTATGACTATAAATGAGTTCGCTGTATTTGGTGTGATTTTCTAAACCAGAACCCACGCAGCACCACATACTAGTCTCTGGTTGCGAATAGACGCGATAATGATTGGGACGGATGGGCGTGAAATATACAAATCCGCCTTTTTCGGGAAGCTGGCTCGACAGAATATGATTGTAAAGCGTGCGCTCGTAAAAATCTAAATAACTCACATCATTATGGTCTAGAAACAAGGCTTTGCTTAAGCGGACCATATTGTAGGAATTGCAGGTTTCTGGACCCTGATTGGACTTTACCATTCCGCTAAAATCATCCACCGGATTAAAATGTTCAGCAACACTGTTGCCACCAAAAGCAACACTGCGGGTTTGAGTCACATCTCTCCAGAAAAATTGGACAGCTTCAGCCAATTCCTTGTCATCAGTCAATTCTGCTACTTTTTCATAACCCAACACTTTTGGGATTTGGGTGTTGGCGTGTAAACCGGTTAGCTTATCTTCTTCATTCAATAAAGGTTCTAAAAAGGCTTTATGAGTTAGTTTTTCGGCGGTTTTTAAATATGTTTCATTGTTTGTCATCATGTATAAATCCGCAAAAGATTCATTGATGCCGCCATGCTCCGTTTTTAAAATATTTTGAATTTGTGCTTCGGAAAGCGGTGCAATCAAATCCACGAACCAATCTCCTAATTTTATGACGATGGATTTCGCCTGTTCACTATCGGTAAAGCGGTAGGCATCTATCAGGCCCGCAAATAGTTTATGAATATTATAAAGCGGCACCCAAGTGTTATTCAGTCCAAAACCACTGCCATCGATATCGCCTGTGTGAATACGCTCCCAGAAAACTTTCCCTTCCGGTATTCCTCCTACATAGCCATTGTCATTTGCGTTTTGGCATCG
Proteins encoded in this window:
- a CDS encoding glycoside hydrolase family 97 protein, encoding MKKEFFTSMKKHLVIGFLLMSSAVISQNAEVISPDGKLQVKVSVDNGNAIYKVTYNNQPILENSPLGLITNEGDFTKNLGFVASSKDTVEKNFEQEKIKQSSIKYQANTLKFTLENSDKKQLSIVFQVSNNDIAFRYELSIWDKTMACVVEKELTGYRFPTNTTSFLSPMMGSMTGFARTAPSYESGYTADVAMETNTSETGYVFPGLFRIGENGWALLSETGVSSAYCGSHLSSFEDGVFSVAYPDMKNNNGFGSTGAQIGLPGVTPWRTITVGETLKPIVETTISYSVVEPLYEPSQEYKYGRGTWSWIVWQDNSMNYEDQKTYIDLAAAMDFEYILIDAWWDRDIGYDKMKELIQYAKSKGVDVFLWYNSNGVTNDTFMTPISKMNTSIARKKEMKWLKEAGVKGLKVDFFGGDKQDTMRLYEDILSDANDYGLMIIFHGATLPRGWERMYPNFVGSEAVIASEMLIFTQDARDKEAFYASLHPFIRNSVASMEYGGVLLNTFLNKGNEKGQERLTSNAFQLATSVLYQNPVQIFGLTPNNLEDVPKYQLDFLRNLPTTWDETVFIDGYPGKYSVVARRHGEKWYIAGVNAETSAKKLKLNLPMLAGSKINVYNDDKNKSTFMDEISIAKNGELSITIQSNGGFVITN
- a CDS encoding glycoside hydrolase family 127 protein, which produces MMKFQNKIVLFLISSWLGVNSIQAQEKLYPNEFPLEDVTLLDGPFKDARDLNIDVLLKYDVDRFMAPYRKEAGLEPKAPSYPNWEGLDGHVGGHYLSAMAINYAATGNEACKKRMEYIISEVNECQEANAINHPEWGVGYAGGFPNSAKLWPAFKKGDFSLYNSAWAPFYNLHKMYAGLRDAWLYADNEEAKTMFLKFCDWGIDITSKLSDEQMESMLNMEHGGMPEVFADAYQMTGEEKYLMAAKRYSHKAILEPLSEGIDHLDNKHANTIIPKIVGFERIAELDNNEKYNNAGRFFWETVVNNRSLAFGGNSRKEHFPSKAASIDYVTEDDGPESCNSYNMLKLTEDLFRVHPEAKYADYYERTLYNHILSTQHPEHGGYVYFTSARPRHYRVYSAPNEAMWCCVGTGMENHGKYNQFIYTHSKDFLYLNLFIASELDWKDKGITLKQETNFPNEEQTTLTITEGTANFNLMLRYPNWVKEGALKISVNGKNVDYTNKPSSYISINRNWKKGDVVKLMLPMQNTVEQIPNVPQYIAFLHGPILLGAETGTQDLKGLIADDSRFGQYPGGERLALNKAPILVEDDMQHIAEKLEPIKGNPLNFKLNVEMQNPLATNLKPFYKIHDSRYMMYWLSLTNSGYKSYVDSLATIETKKLELEKRTVDFVGTGEQQPESDHYMETSNSFSGNSQDEFWRAARDGGNFSYLMSTQSATDLVLILRYWEFYWGTKKFDIYIDDEKLASVDTSNHSNISQFIETEYPIPNAMIQGKDKIRVRFQAQPNSSTSEIYHVRLTKKANLE
- the xyl3A gene encoding xylan 1,4-beta-xylosidase, with protein sequence MNFNRTKQETKTIWMLCICLFGMLQVSAQELPFQNPELSSAERAKDLISRLTLEEKATLMCDQSDAIPRLGIKKFNWWSEALHGYANNDNVTVFPEPIGMAASFDNDLVYRVFDAVSDEGRAKYNQWIADGNENKRFLSLSVWTPNVNIFRDPRWGRGQETYGEDPYLTSLMGVSVVKGLQGPADSKYRKILACAKHFAVHSGPEWSRHELNLNDVNPRELYETYLPAFKALVQDADVRQVMCAYQRLDDEPCCGNTRLLQRILRDEWGYEYMVVSDCGAVTDFFTSHNVSSDAEHAAAKAVLAGTDVECVWENYPFKTLPEAVANDLIKEADVNKSLERVLIGRFDLGEMDDDAIVPWAQIPASVLNSKEHQELALEMARKSMTLLQNKNNILPLKKSINKIAVIGPNADNEPMLWGNYNGTPNQTITILDGIKSKVSEGSVFYDKASDLVDDKVTTSYFPEISFDGKKGFKATYWNTPDRTGPVIATTQITNPLKLTTAGNHEFATGVKLEDFSAKYEGEFVAKETDTLVFKTGATGAFELLVNGESISKYTNWRTIPGRLPFKVEAGKTYNIEILFAQSNDWQANLEFDFGKEFDIDFSGLIKKLEGIDTVVFVGGLSTLLEGEEMPVSYPGFKGGDRTNIELPSVQKKCLQALKDAGKKVVFVNCSGSAIALLDETKSCDAILQAWYGGESGGQAVADVLFGDYNPAGKLPVTFYKNSDALGDFEDYSMKGRTYRYMEDALFPFGFGLNYSSFNIGTASLNKTTIKTDESVQMKIPVKNTSKVDGTEILQVYVHKVNDVDGPLKTLKGFKRVEVKAGKTETITIDLPASSFEFYDADAVAMRVSPGDYEVFYGNSSDSKDLKMTKVTIQ
- a CDS encoding glycoside hydrolase 43 family protein encodes the protein MNVLFKCILILSFFIGITSSAQDKKAQNPIIYADVPDASMLRVGDTYYMSSTTMHMSPGLPIMKSNDLVNWELINYGYDTLGHSDELDLDNGKNMYGRGSWASCLRYHNEKFYVSTFSATTGKTHIYVTENLEKGPWTTIEFQPSYHDHSIFFDDDGKTYMVWGAGKLNIIELKDDLSGVKEDTQKVLIENASAPAGDNIMLGAEGSQLYKINGKYYLFNITWPQGGMRTVIIHRADNITGPWEGKVGLQDLGVAQGGLIDTPDGRWFSYLFKDNGGVGRIPYLVPVTWEDGWPIIGNDGKVPQQLDLPASKGLIPGIVHSDDFKRKKKEADLPLVWQWNHNPDNSLWSVREREGYLRLKTGRIDSRFVQAKNTLTQRTIGPESTGSTLLDISKMKEGDFAGLCLLQKEFGLVGVKFENGQKKIVMMSAPKGEAKEMQSIPLNQNKIYLKAECDFNERADKAKFFYSLDGKTWKPIGESINMPYTLPHFMGYRFGLFNYATKHIDGYVDFDYFHISDTISKQ
- a CDS encoding glycoside hydrolase family 127 protein, producing MQSFDLQDVRLTDGPFKNAQDVDMTYILELEPDRLLAPYLIDAGLPVKDERYGNWESIGLDGHIAGHYLSALAMLYASTGNEELKTRLDYMLSELERCQNANDNGYVGGIPEGKVFWERIHTGDIDGSGFGLNNTWVPLYNIHKLFAGLIDAYRFTDSEQAKSIVIKLGDWFVDLIAPLSEAQIQNILKTEHGGINESFADLYMMTNNETYLKTAEKLTHKAFLEPLLNEEDKLTGLHANTQIPKVLGYEKVAELTDDKELAEAVQFFWRDVTQTRSVAFGGNSVAEHFNPVDDFSGMVKSNQGPETCNSYNMVRLSKALFLDHNDVSYLDFYERTLYNHILSSQLPEKGGFVYFTPIRPNHYRVYSQPETSMWCCVGSGLENHTKYSELIYSHNQNDVFVNLFIPSTLNWEEKGISLTQSTKFPYENQSEIILNLKNKQKFIVNIRQPEWAENFEILVNGKVQKMNDKPSTYRSIERKWKSGDKITVRFKTSTHLENLPDGSNWVAFVDGPIVLAAKTSTEDLDGLFADDSRMGHATHGKYIPLDEAYALVGDKDSYLSQAKELENLHYSLDSLELQPFFEVHDARYQMYFQTYSAGEYKEKQAILKQQELDAAALEAKTVDKVSCGEQQPEVGHLYKGEKSYSGYDEDRFWRSTRGYMSYQLSNKNREGQFLDISALDDITLENIDISINEIPAEIISSENKTIRIKLSDNELVNVKMSSTNDKPTPRFYELRILKD